The Synergistaceae bacterium DZ-S4 genome segment GAAACGAACATTTCTCCTACAGAAACCCCCGAGACAACGCCGTAAATCACAAAAGGGATAGAAGGTGGGATGATTACGCCTATAGAGCCCGCTACTGCTGTCAGTGCTGCTGCAAAATCATCGTCGTATTTTTTTGCCTTCATGGCAGGAATCATAAAAGACCCTATTGCGGATACTGTTGCCGGTCCTGAACCTGAAATAGCCGCAAAAAACATACATGCAGTTACTGTTACCATTGCAAGTCCGCCTATTACTGCGCCTACCATTGCGTTCGCAAGAGTTACCAGCCTTTTTGAAATTCCGCCATAGCTCATAAGAGAACCTGCAAGCATAAAGAAAGGAATAGCCAGCAAAGGGAAAGAGTCCAGAGCTGCAAAAGCATTCTGCGCGATCATAATAAGAGGAACCGAATCCGTATAGACGAGAGTCAGTGCCGTTGCAAAACCGAGCGAGATCCCTATCGGAAGTGACAGGGCAAGAAGAATTGTCATAGAACCGAAAAGCACAAAAATCTCCATGTTATACAACCTCCTTCTTGCTCATGGAGCTAAAAATCTTAAACATCTCGGAAATAAGTCTTATTGACATCAATGTGCATCCAACAGGTACTGATGCATATGCATAGGCCATAGGGATACGCATTGCCGGTGAAACCTGCCCTCTCTGGAAAAGCAGGGCAGTAAGAGTACTGCCTTCAAATGCCAGAAACACGCTAAATCCGAGCCACAGTGACAGCGCAAATAATTCAAACATTTTTTTTCTGAAGGGATCATGAATAAAATCCTGGATCAGTTCGATTCGGAGGTGGCGGTGCTCTTTGACTGCATAACTGGCTCCAACCCATATCTGCCATAGAAAAAGATAGCGAGCAAGTTCCTCACTCCACGATAGGGAGTTACTGAACACATAACGCATTACCACTTGAATGAAAACAAGCCCAACTGATAACATCAAGCTATAGACCAGTAAATATTCTTCCATGTTGTTCCATAATTTTTTTAGCATTGAGTATCACCTCCGGTAATAATTAGGGGAGCCCGGCTAAAACCAGGCTCCCCTAAAAACACTTTAATGAAAATTTATTTCTTTTTTGCCAGATCGATGAGTTCCTGTCCGCCTTTGACGGATTTCGCGAATTCATTGTAGACACCAGCCGTTGCAGAGATGAAAGCCTTTTTCTGTTCCGGTGTTATGTCATTAACCTTCATTCCGCTCTTCTTCAAACTTTCTATCATATCCTTGTCCTGTTTGTCTGATATCTTACGCTGCTCTGTACGGTAAATCAAAGCTGCCTCCTGTATGACCTTCTGCAGGTCTTTGGGAAGCTTGTTAAACCAGCTGTCGTTTACGAGAAGAGCTGTAGCTGCATATACATGTCCGGAAAGAGAGCAGTACTTTTGAACTTCATAAAACTTTGAAGTGTAAATAAGAGGGATAGGGTTCTCTTGGGCATCTACGGTTTTCTGCTGCAGAGCTGTGTAAAGTTCGCCGAAACTCATAGGGGTAGGATTTGCTCCGAGAGCACGGAATGTTGCCATGTGAATTGGATTTTCCATAGTACGAATTTTAAGTCCGGCCAAATCAGAGGGTTTCGTGATCGGCCCCTTATTATTTGTTATCATGCGGAATCCATTCTCTGCGTAGGCAAGGTTTTTGATCCCAAGCGGTGGAAGAAGGGCGTTGAGCTTGTCGCCGAGTGGTCCGTCCAGAGCTTTATACACTTCCTTTTTGTTATTAAAGAGAAATGGAAGATCGAAGACTTGGAAACGTGGTTCAAAACCTGAAAGTACAGCTACAGCAGGTATTGTCATGTGGATCGTTCCAAGTCCGACTGCTTCTATAACCTGCCTGTCGCCGCCAAGCTGCCCATTAGGGTAGAGTTCTACAATGATCTGTCCATTAGAATGTTTTTCAACGTACGGCTTAAAGAACTTTTCTGCAGCTATGTGTGTTGACTGCGTCTCTGGAACGACATAAGCGAGTTTCATCTTAATGGGTGCTGCGTCAGCGCTTCCGATAAACGCAGCTGCTGCTGTTATAACAGCAAGAGCGCAAATGAATATCTTCTTCATAATCATGTTCCTCCCTTAATGTAGATAAATAAAAAAACAATTTCTGCATAATATAAATTAACCTGTATTAAATCAATCTGTTACAAAAACTGTGTTTTGTTGTTTAGGTCTGCTGTTGCCGGCTGCCCTCCCTTGAACACATATTTATGATTATTTGATTCTGGGTCCGTATTTGTTGAATAATAGGGTACAATATCTATTTTAAAAATTTACCAAAGATCCATTGCAGCAATAATATCATATTTTATTCCAAATGCAAGCTTATGGATACAGAAAATTAATATAGACAGTTTGAGATAATCCTTGTATTATGACCATTGTCTCAGTATTATGGGCATAATACAATTGGATACAAAGCTGCGTAATTTTCAGAATCCATGTTTTGATTATAATAATTATGTACTTATTGATATTTAACTAGTAAAGATTAACCTTTATATAGACTCAAGAGGTGATATTTATATGAAGATTGCGATTCTTGTGAAACAGGTTCCTGATTCAGATGAAATAAAAATGGATCCAGAAAAAGGAACAATGATAAGAGAAGGAGCAGGTAATATAGTCAATCCTCTTGATCTCAATGCACTTGAGGCGGGGCTTATTTTACGAAAAGAATACGGAGGGGAAGTATCTGTCCTTTCTATGGGGCCGCCGCAGGCAGATATTGCATTAAGAGAGGCACTTGCACTAGGGGCAGATCGTGCCTATCTCGTGTCAGACAGGTATTTTGCCGGAGCAGACAGCTGGGCGACATCGTTGGTTCTTGCAAAAGCAATTGAAAAACTTGGTCCTTTTGATCTTATTCTTGCGGGGGAGAAGGCAACAGATGGAGAAACAGGGCAAGTTGGACCTGAAGTTGCTGCAATGCTGGATCTTCCGTTTGCAACGTATGTAAGTTCTATTGTAGTCTGCGATAGTGGCATTAAAGTCAGACGTACCATAGAAGAAGGCTATCAAACTCAGCATCTCGTATTTCCGTGCCTAGTTACAGTGCTGAACGATATAAATGAACCGGGAATGCCAACTTTGAGCCTCAAAAAAAAAGCGCGCCGCGCTGAAATACAAATATTCAGCTCTCAAGAACTGGATATTGCTAAAGAAGAAGTTGGACTGGCAGGATCTCCAACCAGAGTTGTGAAAATTTACCATCCTAAAATTTCAAGACAGACAGAATTTTACGGCGGAAGAGAAATTGATAAAGGTCTTGACCAAGTAGTAGAAATTCTCCGTGATCTGGCTATATTGTAGGAGGTGCCGGGATGCTTAGAAATGCAACGGAATCAAAAGGAATATATGTCTGCGGAGAAGTCCGTAAGGGAAAGATCCATTCAGTGACAATG includes the following:
- a CDS encoding electron transfer flavoprotein subunit beta/FixA family protein, which gives rise to MKIAILVKQVPDSDEIKMDPEKGTMIREGAGNIVNPLDLNALEAGLILRKEYGGEVSVLSMGPPQADIALREALALGADRAYLVSDRYFAGADSWATSLVLAKAIEKLGPFDLILAGEKATDGETGQVGPEVAAMLDLPFATYVSSIVVCDSGIKVRRTIEEGYQTQHLVFPCLVTVLNDINEPGMPTLSLKKKARRAEIQIFSSQELDIAKEEVGLAGSPTRVVKIYHPKISRQTEFYGGREIDKGLDQVVEILRDLAIL
- a CDS encoding DctP family TRAP transporter solute-binding subunit; the protein is MKKIFICALAVITAAAAFIGSADAAPIKMKLAYVVPETQSTHIAAEKFFKPYVEKHSNGQIIVELYPNGQLGGDRQVIEAVGLGTIHMTIPAVAVLSGFEPRFQVFDLPFLFNNKKEVYKALDGPLGDKLNALLPPLGIKNLAYAENGFRMITNNKGPITKPSDLAGLKIRTMENPIHMATFRALGANPTPMSFGELYTALQQKTVDAQENPIPLIYTSKFYEVQKYCSLSGHVYAATALLVNDSWFNKLPKDLQKVIQEAALIYRTEQRKISDKQDKDMIESLKKSGMKVNDITPEQKKAFISATAGVYNEFAKSVKGGQELIDLAKKK
- a CDS encoding TRAP transporter small permease, which translates into the protein MLKKLWNNMEEYLLVYSLMLSVGLVFIQVVMRYVFSNSLSWSEELARYLFLWQIWVGASYAVKEHRHLRIELIQDFIHDPFRKKMFELFALSLWLGFSVFLAFEGSTLTALLFQRGQVSPAMRIPMAYAYASVPVGCTLMSIRLISEMFKIFSSMSKKEVV